The following proteins are co-located in the Bathymodiolus thermophilus thioautotrophic gill symbiont genome:
- the pcnB gene encoding polynucleotide adenylyltransferase PcnB → MQRIRSVFKKIFLGIKSNAKPVRQSVKFNEKLLDKNALKVVNTIHKAGFEVYLVGGCVRDLLLGLKPKDFDIATNAKPEQVNKLFKRSRLIGRRFRLVHVLFGARDFIEVATFRSGKVQTAKNGVIVRDNHYGKLEDDVVRRDFNINALYYDIHKKEVIDYVGGLADLEAGEIHVIGDATKRFKEDPVRMIRAVRFGEKLKAEMSEEIKAAILEQAPLLANVSAARLYEECIKLFQNEYSFKVYEQLERYGLLKHLFKQTHKNDFIKKACNNTSDRIKSGKPVTPAFLFAVFLWQAQNERFVLIKKKQRSFNLAQIQACDEAIISQIKQVSMPRYLTARMKDIWIMQSKLEKMHPKKVQPLLAHRGFRIAYDFLVLRSQSINPELKEAANFWTEAQYNNEV, encoded by the coding sequence ATGCAAAGAATTCGTAGCGTTTTTAAAAAAATATTTTTAGGCATCAAGTCCAATGCCAAGCCTGTTCGTCAATCTGTTAAGTTTAACGAAAAACTGTTAGATAAAAATGCATTAAAGGTTGTAAATACTATTCACAAAGCCGGCTTTGAAGTCTATTTGGTTGGTGGTTGTGTGCGAGATTTGTTGTTAGGTTTGAAGCCTAAAGATTTTGACATTGCCACCAATGCCAAACCCGAGCAAGTCAATAAACTTTTTAAACGCTCACGCTTAATTGGTAGGCGTTTTCGTTTGGTGCATGTGTTATTTGGTGCGCGTGATTTTATTGAAGTGGCTACTTTCCGTTCTGGAAAAGTGCAAACTGCCAAAAACGGCGTGATTGTGCGCGATAATCATTATGGCAAATTAGAAGATGATGTGGTGCGTAGAGATTTTAATATTAATGCTTTGTATTACGATATTCATAAGAAGGAAGTGATTGATTATGTTGGTGGTTTAGCAGATCTTGAAGCAGGTGAAATTCATGTGATTGGTGATGCTACAAAACGCTTTAAGGAAGATCCTGTGCGTATGATACGCGCAGTTCGTTTTGGTGAAAAACTTAAGGCAGAGATGAGCGAAGAAATCAAGGCTGCTATTTTAGAGCAGGCCCCTTTACTTGCCAATGTTTCGGCAGCACGCTTGTATGAAGAGTGTATTAAGTTGTTTCAGAATGAATATTCGTTTAAGGTGTATGAGCAGTTAGAGCGATATGGTTTGCTCAAACATTTATTTAAGCAAACGCATAAAAATGATTTTATCAAAAAAGCATGTAACAATACTTCTGATCGCATTAAAAGCGGCAAGCCAGTAACCCCTGCCTTTTTGTTTGCAGTATTCTTATGGCAAGCGCAAAATGAACGCTTTGTACTGATTAAAAAGAAACAGCGTTCTTTTAATTTGGCACAAATACAAGCCTGTGATGAAGCAATTATCAGTCAAATTAAGCAAGTGTCAATGCCACGATATTTAACTGCTAGAATGAAAGATATTTGGATAATGCAGTCAAAATTAGAAAAGATGCATCCTAAAAAAGTGCAACCCTTGTTAGCGCACCGAGGATTTAGAATTGCTTATGATTTTTTAGTATTGCGTTCGCAAAGTATTAATCCAGAACTTAAAGAAGCGGCAAATTTTTGGACTGAAGCACAATATAATAATGAAGTTTAA
- the queF gene encoding preQ(1) synthase, whose translation MSSQPSKILEVFDNPNPERDYVIQIELPEFTCLCPKTGQPDFATLHLEYIADKACVELKSLKMYIWSFRDEGAFHEAVTNQILEDLIVATDPRFMRLKAVFNVRGGVYTTVIAEHQQQGWTPKTVVNL comes from the coding sequence ATGTCATCCCAACCCAGTAAAATTTTAGAGGTTTTTGATAATCCAAACCCTGAGCGCGATTATGTTATTCAAATAGAATTACCAGAATTTACCTGCCTGTGTCCAAAGACAGGACAGCCTGATTTTGCCACGCTACATTTAGAATATATTGCAGATAAAGCCTGCGTTGAGTTGAAATCTTTGAAAATGTACATTTGGTCGTTTCGTGACGAAGGCGCTTTTCATGAGGCAGTTACCAATCAAATTTTAGAAGATTTGATAGTGGCAACCGATCCACGGTTTATGCGCCTTAAAGCTGTTTTCAATGTGCGTGGTGGTGTTTATACCACAGTGATTGCCGAACATCAACAACAAGGCTGGACGCCTAAAACTGTTGTTAATTTGTAA
- the plsX gene encoding phosphate acyltransferase PlsX has protein sequence MSIKVSIDASGGDYGIPTTIVAGIKALGAFLDLHLVFVGDQSSIQAELDKHPHAKKYAKRFSVTHASETIAMHESPSIALRKKKDSSMRVAINLVKDGATDACVSAGNTGALMAISRFVLKTIKGIDRPAIMGRMPTVGGHIHMLDLGANVDSKPEALLEFAIMGAIAVKYTENITSPTVGLLNIGEEEMKGNDKIKKTSELLKASNLNYVGFIEGNDIYKGTVDLVVCDGFEGNIALKASEGVASMMGHYLKRAFTKNIFTKLIALIATPVLKDFKSSLDPGKYNGASLLGLRGIVVKSHGSANADSFFQAIKEAYLEVQVKITEKIATQVSLELKQNHE, from the coding sequence ATGTCAATCAAGGTATCGATTGATGCCTCAGGGGGTGATTACGGTATACCTACTACTATTGTAGCGGGTATTAAGGCCTTGGGCGCATTTTTAGACTTACATTTGGTTTTTGTAGGTGATCAGTCTAGTATTCAAGCAGAACTTGATAAGCATCCTCACGCCAAAAAATACGCCAAGCGCTTTAGCGTTACACATGCCAGCGAAACGATTGCTATGCATGAATCGCCCTCAATAGCGTTGCGAAAAAAGAAAGATTCCTCCATGCGTGTTGCCATTAATTTAGTCAAAGATGGGGCGACTGATGCCTGCGTCAGTGCGGGTAATACTGGTGCTTTAATGGCAATTTCCCGCTTTGTCCTTAAAACCATTAAAGGTATTGATCGTCCTGCGATTATGGGGCGTATGCCAACCGTGGGCGGACATATACATATGCTGGATTTAGGGGCAAATGTTGATTCTAAGCCCGAGGCACTGCTTGAGTTTGCAATCATGGGGGCTATTGCAGTAAAATATACTGAAAATATCACCTCCCCTACTGTTGGATTACTTAACATTGGCGAAGAAGAAATGAAAGGTAACGATAAGATTAAAAAAACTTCAGAGTTGCTAAAGGCATCAAACCTAAATTATGTCGGCTTCATTGAAGGCAATGATATCTACAAAGGCACCGTTGATTTGGTGGTTTGCGATGGCTTTGAGGGTAATATTGCACTCAAAGCCAGCGAAGGCGTGGCATCAATGATGGGGCATTATCTCAAACGAGCTTTTACCAAAAATATCTTTACCAAGTTAATCGCCCTGATTGCCACGCCAGTTTTAAAAGACTTTAAATCCAGTCTTGATCCTGGAAAGTATAATGGCGCTAGTTTGTTGGGATTACGAGGTATTGTGGTTAAAAGCCATGGTAGCGCTAATGCCGATTCATTTTTTCAAGCAATTAAAGAAGCGTATCTTGAAGTGCAAGTTAAAATTACCGAAAAAATAGCCACGCAAGTTTCACTAGAATTAAAACAAAACCATGAATAA
- the lptF gene encoding LPS export ABC transporter permease LptF, whose protein sequence is MRRFSKIPGFKHACYLIDTIIAKYLMRNVWVVSGAIFLIISLVILGNQVVLMIQKSLEYGIPTADLLPLIVFNMIGDMSLILSLSLFLAIILAISKLYQSSEAIVMNSLGVGDKHFMVFIQPVVLPIFIFVLLLTTLVVPWTKQQKNLVMSRSEHTPEFAFIKQKEFQEFQGGDIIFYATKVTDGVKDTRKIMEEVFIYALVGGEPVITLAKKAQKYTDPSTNNIYLRLKDGVRYHGFLGNDSKRILNFDGYDLQIMDGKKQQSEMSNTQIESRSTIDLFYADGAKEVAEFQWRLSQPLSIFILSFLGVLLGKASPRGGKNLGVLFGVAIFILYNNALMIAKSALEHGGNSIWGGLWWVHLLMFGFIFILYGYRYEKFRTLTRFFVRRVK, encoded by the coding sequence ATGAGGAGATTTAGCAAAATACCTGGTTTTAAGCATGCCTGTTATCTAATTGATACGATTATTGCGAAATATTTAATGCGCAATGTGTGGGTGGTATCGGGTGCTATTTTCCTGATTATTAGTTTGGTAATTCTTGGTAATCAAGTGGTGCTAATGATACAAAAAAGTTTGGAATATGGTATTCCTACTGCTGATTTATTGCCATTGATTGTCTTTAATATGATTGGTGATATGTCTTTAATTTTATCCTTGTCTTTATTTTTGGCAATTATTCTTGCCATTAGTAAACTCTATCAAAGCTCAGAAGCCATTGTCATGAACTCACTTGGTGTTGGTGACAAACACTTTATGGTGTTTATTCAGCCGGTAGTGTTGCCTATTTTTATCTTTGTTTTATTGCTGACTACTTTGGTGGTACCTTGGACAAAGCAACAAAAAAACCTTGTTATGAGCCGTAGTGAACACACACCAGAGTTTGCTTTTATCAAACAAAAAGAATTTCAAGAATTTCAAGGGGGCGATATTATTTTTTATGCCACCAAAGTAACGGATGGTGTTAAAGACACACGCAAAATTATGGAAGAAGTGTTTATTTATGCTTTGGTAGGGGGTGAGCCTGTTATCACTTTGGCAAAAAAAGCGCAAAAATACACAGACCCAAGTACCAATAATATTTATTTACGCCTCAAAGATGGCGTTCGTTATCATGGTTTTTTAGGTAATGACAGCAAAAGAATTTTAAACTTTGATGGGTATGATTTGCAGATTATGGATGGTAAAAAGCAACAATCTGAGATGAGTAACACGCAAATAGAATCCCGTAGCACAATTGATTTATTCTATGCAGATGGCGCCAAAGAGGTGGCAGAATTTCAATGGAGGTTGTCACAGCCACTCAGTATTTTTATTTTGTCGTTTTTAGGGGTTTTGCTGGGTAAGGCATCTCCTAGGGGTGGGAAAAACTTAGGTGTGTTGTTTGGTGTTGCTATTTTTATTTTGTATAACAATGCTTTGATGATTGCCAAATCAGCGTTAGAACATGGGGGGAATTCTATATGGGGCGGATTGTGGTGGGTGCATCTGTTGATGTTTGGCTTTATTTTCATCCTGTATGGCTATCGATACGAAAAATTCAGAACACTGACGCGTTTTTTCGTAAGGCGTGTAAAATGA
- a CDS encoding SDR family NAD(P)-dependent oxidoreductase, translating to MKFKTPEATQAFLTRSILITGCSSGIGLCVAQGLKQAGYRVFATARQSKDVENLKTQGFESYQLDLASSASIKAAMHAIFGQTESLYGLIHNGAYGQVGALEDISREALEEQFQTNVFGWHELTNLVLPKMKRQNAGRIIYLSSVLGFVAMPFRGPYNASKFAIEGLVNTLRLELAHTKVQLSLIQPGPIESDFRLNAYKAFSKHIDKQNSDYRVNYEKMIVRLQSKDLADFTLPAEAVLKCCVHALSAKHAKIHYLVTFPTKLFAFLIRILPTWLMDKILYKAGGGGGR from the coding sequence ATGAAGTTTAAGACACCTGAGGCAACGCAGGCATTTTTGACACGGTCTATTTTAATCACAGGTTGCTCTAGTGGCATTGGTCTTTGTGTTGCCCAAGGGTTGAAGCAAGCGGGTTATCGAGTTTTTGCCACTGCCAGACAGTCCAAGGATGTAGAAAATCTTAAAACTCAAGGCTTTGAGAGTTATCAATTGGATTTGGCATCATCCGCATCTATTAAAGCGGCAATGCATGCTATTTTTGGACAAACTGAGTCGTTATACGGTCTAATTCACAACGGTGCTTATGGGCAAGTGGGGGCATTGGAGGATATTTCTCGTGAGGCGCTTGAGGAACAATTTCAGACCAATGTGTTTGGTTGGCATGAGCTGACTAATTTAGTGTTACCAAAGATGAAGCGTCAAAATGCTGGACGGATTATTTATTTGAGCTCGGTATTGGGCTTTGTGGCAATGCCATTTCGTGGACCTTATAATGCCTCTAAATTTGCGATTGAAGGTCTGGTTAATACTTTGAGATTGGAATTGGCGCACACCAAGGTGCAATTATCGCTGATTCAACCTGGACCGATTGAATCTGATTTTAGACTCAATGCCTATAAAGCATTTAGCAAGCATATTGACAAACAAAATAGCGATTACCGAGTCAATTATGAAAAAATGATTGTGCGCTTGCAATCAAAAGATTTGGCAGATTTTACTTTACCCGCAGAAGCGGTGCTAAAATGCTGTGTGCATGCACTCAGTGCAAAGCACGCAAAAATTCATTACCTAGTAACTTTTCCGACCAAATTATTTGCATTTTTGATTAGGATATTGCCCACTTGGCTAATGGATAAAATTTTATATAAAGCCGGTGGTGGCGGAGGCAGATAA
- a CDS encoding exodeoxyribonuclease VII small subunit: protein MAKKFDFNKGLKDLEVIVQTMESGDLNLEDSLKHFERGVVLTRQCQTALSEAEQKIAILSADDNYHTQQPLIQDSNKES, encoded by the coding sequence ATGGCGAAAAAATTTGATTTTAATAAAGGCCTGAAAGATTTAGAAGTTATTGTACAAACTATGGAGAGTGGCGACCTCAACCTGGAGGATTCTTTAAAACATTTTGAACGAGGTGTTGTCTTAACACGCCAATGCCAAACAGCACTCAGTGAAGCGGAGCAAAAAATAGCCATACTTAGTGCAGATGACAATTACCATACCCAACAGCCTCTCATTCAAGATTCAAATAAAGAATCATAA
- a CDS encoding polyprenyl synthetase family protein, which yields MDYTQRINQCLDKVLSNQGSLTEAMRYSVLCGGKRFRPILTYTVADTFGANLDQVDSSACAVELIHAYSLIHDDLPAMDDDDIRHNQPACHKRFGEAQAILTGDGLQALAFEVLASDNQLSAVVRIDMLQALTQAAFEMAEGQSIDLGVVSKIIDVNTLKDMHQKKTGALLSCAVKMGALISDCNAKDSQALMHFAKNIGLAYQIQDDVLDVLTPEEVLGKKQNSDAEKNKPTYPALLGLEASKVEYENLYQQARNNLQALSVDTEKLQALTQKLQSRRF from the coding sequence ATGGATTACACACAACGCATTAACCAATGTTTAGACAAAGTTTTGTCCAATCAAGGCAGTTTAACTGAGGCGATGCGTTATAGTGTTTTGTGTGGTGGCAAGCGTTTTCGACCGATTTTAACCTATACTGTGGCTGATACTTTTGGTGCCAATCTTGATCAGGTGGATTCTAGTGCTTGTGCAGTGGAATTAATTCACGCTTATTCTTTAATTCATGACGATTTGCCTGCAATGGATGATGACGATATTCGCCATAATCAACCGGCTTGTCACAAGCGATTTGGTGAAGCGCAAGCTATTTTAACGGGGGATGGCTTGCAGGCTTTGGCTTTTGAGGTATTGGCCAGTGACAATCAGTTGTCAGCTGTTGTTCGAATTGATATGTTGCAAGCGTTAACTCAGGCGGCTTTTGAAATGGCAGAAGGGCAATCCATTGATTTAGGTGTGGTTTCAAAAATAATTGATGTGAACACTTTAAAAGATATGCACCAGAAGAAAACAGGTGCTCTGCTTAGTTGTGCGGTAAAAATGGGTGCTTTAATTTCTGATTGTAATGCTAAGGACAGCCAAGCATTAATGCATTTTGCTAAAAACATTGGTTTGGCTTATCAAATTCAAGATGATGTATTAGATGTGCTGACACCTGAAGAAGTTTTGGGCAAAAAACAAAATTCCGATGCAGAAAAAAACAAACCCACTTATCCTGCCTTGTTGGGCTTGGAGGCTTCAAAAGTTGAGTATGAAAACCTTTATCAACAAGCACGCAATAATTTACAAGCATTGAGCGTGGATACTGAAAAGTTACAAGCGCTTACACAAAAATTACAAAGCAGAAGATTTTAA
- a CDS encoding beta-ketoacyl-ACP synthase III, with protein MNKFARIIGTGSYLPPMVVTNDDLSKTIDTSDEWITSRTGIKERRRVTDESTCDLAVIAANNALDMAGIAPSELDLIILATTTPDKIFPATATMLQNAIGANCPAFDLQSVCAGFVFALTTAEQYIKTGAANKVLVVGSETLSRIVDWNDRATAILFGDGAGAVVLSGSEETGILHSKLFSDGSYLSSLQVNNTRINETGFIEMAGNEVFKIAVSRLSSLAQDTLTACNMTAEELDWMVPHQANIRIISAVAKRINTPMDKVIVTLDKHGNTSAASIPLALDIAVRDGRIQKGQSLLLEGIGGGFSWGSILAKF; from the coding sequence ATGAATAAATTTGCAAGAATTATTGGCACAGGTTCTTATTTACCACCAATGGTTGTCACCAACGATGACCTGTCTAAAACTATTGACACATCAGATGAATGGATTACCAGTAGAACAGGTATTAAAGAAAGGCGCAGAGTAACCGATGAAAGCACTTGCGACTTGGCGGTAATTGCTGCCAATAATGCACTTGATATGGCAGGCATTGCACCCAGTGAATTGGATTTAATTATTTTAGCCACTACCACACCCGATAAAATTTTTCCTGCCACCGCTACCATGTTGCAAAATGCCATTGGTGCCAACTGCCCTGCTTTTGATTTGCAATCAGTTTGCGCAGGTTTTGTTTTTGCATTAACCACTGCCGAGCAGTACATTAAAACAGGTGCTGCCAATAAAGTATTGGTCGTTGGTAGTGAAACCCTATCTCGTATTGTTGATTGGAACGATCGAGCTACCGCTATTTTATTTGGTGATGGTGCTGGCGCTGTTGTGCTGAGTGGTAGCGAAGAAACAGGGATTTTACATTCAAAACTTTTTAGTGATGGCAGTTATCTGTCTTCTTTGCAGGTGAACAACACCCGTATTAATGAAACAGGTTTTATTGAAATGGCAGGCAATGAAGTCTTTAAAATTGCTGTCAGCCGATTGTCGTCTTTGGCACAAGACACTTTGACAGCCTGCAATATGACGGCAGAAGAGTTGGATTGGATGGTGCCACATCAAGCCAATATCCGTATTATTTCAGCCGTTGCTAAACGCATTAATACGCCCATGGACAAAGTCATTGTTACGCTGGACAAGCATGGCAATACTTCTGCTGCCTCAATTCCTTTGGCACTTGATATAGCCGTGCGTGATGGCCGCATTCAAAAAGGGCAAAGTTTATTGCTTGAAGGCATTGGTGGTGGCTTTAGTTGGGGCAGTATTTTAGCTAAGTTTTAA